In a genomic window of Piliocolobus tephrosceles isolate RC106 chromosome 1, ASM277652v3, whole genome shotgun sequence:
- the SRSF10 gene encoding serine/arginine-rich splicing factor 10 isoform X7, with translation MKAKEGRNVYSSSRYDDYDRYRRSRSRSYERRRSRSRSFDYNYRRSYSPRNSRPTGRPRRSRSHSDNDRFKHRNRSFSRSKSNSRSRSKSQPKKEMKAKSRSRSASHTKTRGTSKTDSKTHYKSGSRYEKESRKKEPPRSKSQSRSQSRSRSKSRSRSWTSPKSSGH, from the exons ATGAAAGCCAAGGAAGGGAGGAATGTGTACAGTTCTTCACGCTATGATGATTATGACAGATACAGACGTTCTAGAAGCCGAAGTTATGAAAGGAGGAGATCAAGAAGTCGGTCTTTTGATTACAACTATAGAAGATCATATAGTCCTAGAAA CAGTAGACCGACTGGAAGACCACGGCGTAGCAGAAGCCATTCCGACAATGATAG ATTCAAACACCGAAATCGATCTTTTTCAAGATCTAAATCCAATTCAAGATCACGGTCCAAGTCCCAGcccaagaaagaaatgaaggctaAATCACGTTCTAGGTCTGCATCTCACACCAAAACTAGAGGCACCTCTAAAACAGATTCCAAAACACATTATAAGTCTGGCTCAAGATATGAAAAGGAATCAAGGAAAAAAGAACCACCTAGATCCAAATCTCAGTCAAGATCACAGTCTAGGTCTAGGTCAAAATCTAGATCAAGGTCTTGGACTAGTCCTAAGTCCAGTGGCCACTGA
- the PNRC2 gene encoding proline-rich nuclear receptor coactivator 2, with amino-acid sequence MGGGERYNIPAPQSRNVTKNQQQLNRQKTKDQNSQMKIVHKKKERGHGYNSSAAAWQAMQSGGKNKNFPNNQSWNSSLSGPSLLFKSQANQNYAGAKFSEPPSPSVLPKPPSHWVPVSFNPSDKEIMTFQLKTLLKVQV; translated from the coding sequence ATGGGTGGTggagagaggtataacattcCAGCCCCTCAATCTAGAAATGTTACTAAGAACCAACAACAGCTTAACAGACAGAAGACCAAGGATCAGAATTCCCAGATGAAGATTgttcataagaaaaaagaaaggggacaTGGTTATAACTCATCAGCAGCTGCTTGGCAGGCCATGCAAAGTGGGGGGAAGaacaaaaattttccaaataatcaGAGTTGGAATTCTAGCTTATCAGGTCCCAGCTTACTTTTTAAATCTCAAGCTAATCAGAACTATGCTGGTGCCAAATTTAGTGAGCCACCATCACCAAGTGTTCTTCCCAAACCACCAAGCCACTGGGTCCCTGTTTCCTTTAATCCTTCAGATAAGGAAATAATGACATTTCAACTTAAAACCTTACTTAAAGTACAGGTATAA